The Canis lupus dingo isolate Sandy chromosome 4, ASM325472v2, whole genome shotgun sequence genome contains a region encoding:
- the LOC112651495 gene encoding synaptotagmin-15 isoform X6 — MREPRDRHHRRRGRRRRLMCQMRKWAQRTRGAGEQYSQAPEQALESGPAAAGGIGFAGGVTGLRGSRETVLSPPPLLLPLLPLWAKHTEATNMHVLSLPRDRPPDVPFVVPPSLQDQDRGPLRSGRWAQAPWDPCLALELQPHTSGGIAGEVSTVGTINPELYRVPEDRSENDFPEGCLGRLWFSVEYRQEAERLLVGLIKARRLRAPSEACSPLVKLHLLPDERRFLQSKTKRKTSNPQFNEHFVFQVSSQSVTQRVLRFSVYHMDKQRKHQLLGQVFFPLKHEALAGDPPHVVCRDLEPESLEPPSEFGDLQFCLSYNACLSRLTVIVLRAKGLRLQGDTSSVSVWVQVSLRKQHTVVKSKRTSAVRGSDCPVYSETLSFHAPPAELDAASLSLTVLQGAGAHGLEADTRGDTKPQLLPSCSPRSRPAPPTPP, encoded by the exons ATGAGGGAACCCCGGGACCGTCACCACCGGCGGCGGGGCAGGCGTCGCAGGCTCATGTgccagatgaggaaatgggcgCAGAGGACACGCGGGGCCGGGGAGCAGTACTCACAAGCGCCAGAACAGGCATTAGAGTCGGGCCCGGCGGCAGCAGGCGGCATTGGCTTCGCAGGCGGGGTGACGGGGCTGAGGGGGTCCCGGGAGACGGTGCTCTCGCCTCCTCCGctcctgcttcctcttcttcccctgtGGGCCAAGCACACCGAGGCCACCAACATGCATGTCCTCTCCCTGCCTCGGGACAGGCCACCAGATGTGCCATTTGTGGTGCCCCCTTCCCTCCAAGACCAAGACCGGGGGCCCCTGCGTAGTGGACGGTGGGCACAGGCCCCATGGGACCCCTGCCTCGCCCTGGAGCTCCAGCCCCACACCTCGGGCGGCATCGCTG GAGAGGTAAGCACGGTGGGGACCATCAACCCGGAGCTGTACAGGGTCCCAGAGGACAGGAGTGAGAATGACTTCCCCGAGGGCTGCCTGGGGCGGCTGTGGTTCTCCGTGGAATACCGGCAGGAAGCCGAGCGGCTACTGGTGGGTTTGATCAAGGCGCGGAGGCTGCGCGCCCCCTCGGAGGCCTGCAGCCCTCTGGTGAAGCTGCACCTGCTGCCCGACGAGCGGCGCTTCCTCCAGTCCAAGACCAAGCGCAAGACCTCCAACCCGCAGTTCAATGAGCACTTCGTCTTCCAG GTGTCCAGCCAGAGCGTCACCCAGAGGGTCCTCAGATTTTCCGTGTACCACATGGACAAGCAGAGGAAGCACCAGCTCCTGGGCCAGGTGTTCTTCCCCCTGAAGCACGAGGCCCTGGCAGGTGACCCCCCGCACGTCGTCTGCAGAGACCTGGAGCCCGAGAGCCTAGAG cctccctccGAGTTCGGGGACCTGCAGTTCTGTCTCAGCTACAACGCCTGCCTGAGTCGCCTGACGGTCATCGTGCTACGAGCCAAGGGCCTCCGGCTGCAGGGGGACACGAGCTCCGTCA GTGTATGGGTCCAAGTGTCCCTGAGGAAGCAGCACACGGTGGTCAAGAGCAAGAGGACATCGGCCGTGCGGGGCTCCGACTGCCCCGTGTACAGCGAGACCTTGAGCTTCCACGCGCCCCCCGCTGAGCTGGACGCGGCCAGCCTCAGCCTGACAGTGCTGCAGGGCGCGGGAGCCCACG GCCTGGAAGCCGACACCAGAGGGGACACGAAGCCGCAGCTGCTCCCCAGCTGCTCCCCACGAAGCCGCCCggcgccccccacacccccctga
- the LOC112651495 gene encoding synaptotagmin-15 isoform X4, which produces MREPRDRHHRRRGRRRRLMCQMRKWAQRTRGAGEQYSQAPEQALESGPAAAGGIGFAGGVTGLRGSRETVLSPPPLLLPLLPLWAKHTEATNMHVLSLPRDRPPDVPFVVPPSLQDQDRGPLRSGRWAQAPWDPCLALELQPHTSGGIAGEVSTVGTINPELYRVPEDRSENDFPEGCLGRLWFSVEYRQEAERLLVGLIKARRLRAPSEACSPLVKLHLLPDERRFLQSKTKRKTSNPQFNEHFVFQVSSQSVTQRVLRFSVYHMDKQRKHQLLGQVFFPLKHEALAGDPPHVVCRDLEPESLEPPSEFGDLQFCLSYNACLSRLTVIVLRAKGLRLQGDTSSVSVWVQVSLRKQHTVVKSKRTSAVRGSDCPVYSETLSFHAPPAELDAASLSLTVLQGAGAHGSRQLGRVVVGPRMFARGRPREHWDQMLGAPGELVRHWHALGHEVEEP; this is translated from the exons ATGAGGGAACCCCGGGACCGTCACCACCGGCGGCGGGGCAGGCGTCGCAGGCTCATGTgccagatgaggaaatgggcgCAGAGGACACGCGGGGCCGGGGAGCAGTACTCACAAGCGCCAGAACAGGCATTAGAGTCGGGCCCGGCGGCAGCAGGCGGCATTGGCTTCGCAGGCGGGGTGACGGGGCTGAGGGGGTCCCGGGAGACGGTGCTCTCGCCTCCTCCGctcctgcttcctcttcttcccctgtGGGCCAAGCACACCGAGGCCACCAACATGCATGTCCTCTCCCTGCCTCGGGACAGGCCACCAGATGTGCCATTTGTGGTGCCCCCTTCCCTCCAAGACCAAGACCGGGGGCCCCTGCGTAGTGGACGGTGGGCACAGGCCCCATGGGACCCCTGCCTCGCCCTGGAGCTCCAGCCCCACACCTCGGGCGGCATCGCTG GAGAGGTAAGCACGGTGGGGACCATCAACCCGGAGCTGTACAGGGTCCCAGAGGACAGGAGTGAGAATGACTTCCCCGAGGGCTGCCTGGGGCGGCTGTGGTTCTCCGTGGAATACCGGCAGGAAGCCGAGCGGCTACTGGTGGGTTTGATCAAGGCGCGGAGGCTGCGCGCCCCCTCGGAGGCCTGCAGCCCTCTGGTGAAGCTGCACCTGCTGCCCGACGAGCGGCGCTTCCTCCAGTCCAAGACCAAGCGCAAGACCTCCAACCCGCAGTTCAATGAGCACTTCGTCTTCCAG GTGTCCAGCCAGAGCGTCACCCAGAGGGTCCTCAGATTTTCCGTGTACCACATGGACAAGCAGAGGAAGCACCAGCTCCTGGGCCAGGTGTTCTTCCCCCTGAAGCACGAGGCCCTGGCAGGTGACCCCCCGCACGTCGTCTGCAGAGACCTGGAGCCCGAGAGCCTAGAG cctccctccGAGTTCGGGGACCTGCAGTTCTGTCTCAGCTACAACGCCTGCCTGAGTCGCCTGACGGTCATCGTGCTACGAGCCAAGGGCCTCCGGCTGCAGGGGGACACGAGCTCCGTCA GTGTATGGGTCCAAGTGTCCCTGAGGAAGCAGCACACGGTGGTCAAGAGCAAGAGGACATCGGCCGTGCGGGGCTCCGACTGCCCCGTGTACAGCGAGACCTTGAGCTTCCACGCGCCCCCCGCTGAGCTGGACGCGGCCAGCCTCAGCCTGACAGTGCTGCAGGGCGCGGGAGCCCACG GCAGCCGGCAGCTGGGCCGCGTGGTGGTGGGCCCCCGCATGTTCGCGCGGGGCAGGCCGCGGGAGCACTGGGACCAGATGCTCGGCGCACCAGGGGAGCTGGTGAGGCACTGGCACGCACTGGGCCACGAGGTGGAGGAGCCCTGA
- the LOC112651495 gene encoding synaptotagmin-15 isoform X5, which translates to MREPRDRHHRRRGRRRRLMCQMRKWAQRTRGAGEQYSQAPEQALESGPAAAGGIGFAGGVTGLRGSRETVLSPPPLLLPLLPLWAKHTEATNMHVLSLPRDRPPDVPFVVPPSLQDQDRGPLRSGRWAQAPWDPCLALELQPHTSGGIAGEVSTVGTINPELYRVPEDRSENDFPEGCLGRLWFSVEYRQEAERLLVGLIKARRLRAPSEACSPLVKLHLLPDERRFLQSKTKRKTSNPQFNEHFVFQVSSQSVTQRVLRFSVYHMDKQRKHQLLGQVFFPLKHEALAGDPPHVVCRDLEPESLEPPSEFGDLQFCLSYNACLSRLTVIVLRAKGLRLQGDTSSVSVWVQVSLRKQHTVVKSKRTSAVRGSDCPVYSETLSFHAPPAELDAASLSLTVLQGAGAHAGSWAAWWWAPACSRGAGRGSTGTRCSAHQGSW; encoded by the exons ATGAGGGAACCCCGGGACCGTCACCACCGGCGGCGGGGCAGGCGTCGCAGGCTCATGTgccagatgaggaaatgggcgCAGAGGACACGCGGGGCCGGGGAGCAGTACTCACAAGCGCCAGAACAGGCATTAGAGTCGGGCCCGGCGGCAGCAGGCGGCATTGGCTTCGCAGGCGGGGTGACGGGGCTGAGGGGGTCCCGGGAGACGGTGCTCTCGCCTCCTCCGctcctgcttcctcttcttcccctgtGGGCCAAGCACACCGAGGCCACCAACATGCATGTCCTCTCCCTGCCTCGGGACAGGCCACCAGATGTGCCATTTGTGGTGCCCCCTTCCCTCCAAGACCAAGACCGGGGGCCCCTGCGTAGTGGACGGTGGGCACAGGCCCCATGGGACCCCTGCCTCGCCCTGGAGCTCCAGCCCCACACCTCGGGCGGCATCGCTG GAGAGGTAAGCACGGTGGGGACCATCAACCCGGAGCTGTACAGGGTCCCAGAGGACAGGAGTGAGAATGACTTCCCCGAGGGCTGCCTGGGGCGGCTGTGGTTCTCCGTGGAATACCGGCAGGAAGCCGAGCGGCTACTGGTGGGTTTGATCAAGGCGCGGAGGCTGCGCGCCCCCTCGGAGGCCTGCAGCCCTCTGGTGAAGCTGCACCTGCTGCCCGACGAGCGGCGCTTCCTCCAGTCCAAGACCAAGCGCAAGACCTCCAACCCGCAGTTCAATGAGCACTTCGTCTTCCAG GTGTCCAGCCAGAGCGTCACCCAGAGGGTCCTCAGATTTTCCGTGTACCACATGGACAAGCAGAGGAAGCACCAGCTCCTGGGCCAGGTGTTCTTCCCCCTGAAGCACGAGGCCCTGGCAGGTGACCCCCCGCACGTCGTCTGCAGAGACCTGGAGCCCGAGAGCCTAGAG cctccctccGAGTTCGGGGACCTGCAGTTCTGTCTCAGCTACAACGCCTGCCTGAGTCGCCTGACGGTCATCGTGCTACGAGCCAAGGGCCTCCGGCTGCAGGGGGACACGAGCTCCGTCA GTGTATGGGTCCAAGTGTCCCTGAGGAAGCAGCACACGGTGGTCAAGAGCAAGAGGACATCGGCCGTGCGGGGCTCCGACTGCCCCGTGTACAGCGAGACCTTGAGCTTCCACGCGCCCCCCGCTGAGCTGGACGCGGCCAGCCTCAGCCTGACAGTGCTGCAGGGCGCGGGAGCCCACG CCGGCAGCTGGGCCGCGTGGTGGTGGGCCCCCGCATGTTCGCGCGGGGCAGGCCGCGGGAGCACTGGGACCAGATGCTCGGCGCACCAGGGGAGCTGGTGA
- the LOC112651495 gene encoding synaptotagmin-15 isoform X1: MREPRDRHHRRRGRRRRLMCQMRKWAQRTRGAGEQYSQAPEQALESGPAAAGGIGFAGGVTGLRGSRETVLSPPPLLLPLLPLWAKHTEATNMHVLSLPRDRPPDVPFVVPPSLQDQDRGPLRSGRWAQAPWDPCLALELQPHTSGGIAGEVSTVGTINPELYRVPEDRSENDFPEGCLGRLWFSVEYRQEAERLLVGLIKARRLRAPSEACSPLVKLHLLPDERRFLQSKTKRKTSNPQFNEHFVFQVSSQSVTQRVLRFSVYHMDKQRKHQLLGQVFFPLKHEALAGDPPHVVCRDLEPESLEPPSEFGDLQFCLSYNACLSRLTVIVLRAKGLRLQGDTSSVSVWVQVSLRKQHTVVKSKRTSAVRGSDCPVYSETLSFHAPPAELDAASLSLTVLQGAGAHGKAAPPGTRAHGAPHTVHPTQAGPGPRTQSAWCLGDPRSLVRGSRSSGASPGHPSHPSPGKATDSGGGATTGTSAAAAVCPTSDRPRLGQGQDEGWGALWPPGSSLGPSAPCVWREALAKDPGHAGLPLRWPVSLPL; this comes from the exons ATGAGGGAACCCCGGGACCGTCACCACCGGCGGCGGGGCAGGCGTCGCAGGCTCATGTgccagatgaggaaatgggcgCAGAGGACACGCGGGGCCGGGGAGCAGTACTCACAAGCGCCAGAACAGGCATTAGAGTCGGGCCCGGCGGCAGCAGGCGGCATTGGCTTCGCAGGCGGGGTGACGGGGCTGAGGGGGTCCCGGGAGACGGTGCTCTCGCCTCCTCCGctcctgcttcctcttcttcccctgtGGGCCAAGCACACCGAGGCCACCAACATGCATGTCCTCTCCCTGCCTCGGGACAGGCCACCAGATGTGCCATTTGTGGTGCCCCCTTCCCTCCAAGACCAAGACCGGGGGCCCCTGCGTAGTGGACGGTGGGCACAGGCCCCATGGGACCCCTGCCTCGCCCTGGAGCTCCAGCCCCACACCTCGGGCGGCATCGCTG GAGAGGTAAGCACGGTGGGGACCATCAACCCGGAGCTGTACAGGGTCCCAGAGGACAGGAGTGAGAATGACTTCCCCGAGGGCTGCCTGGGGCGGCTGTGGTTCTCCGTGGAATACCGGCAGGAAGCCGAGCGGCTACTGGTGGGTTTGATCAAGGCGCGGAGGCTGCGCGCCCCCTCGGAGGCCTGCAGCCCTCTGGTGAAGCTGCACCTGCTGCCCGACGAGCGGCGCTTCCTCCAGTCCAAGACCAAGCGCAAGACCTCCAACCCGCAGTTCAATGAGCACTTCGTCTTCCAG GTGTCCAGCCAGAGCGTCACCCAGAGGGTCCTCAGATTTTCCGTGTACCACATGGACAAGCAGAGGAAGCACCAGCTCCTGGGCCAGGTGTTCTTCCCCCTGAAGCACGAGGCCCTGGCAGGTGACCCCCCGCACGTCGTCTGCAGAGACCTGGAGCCCGAGAGCCTAGAG cctccctccGAGTTCGGGGACCTGCAGTTCTGTCTCAGCTACAACGCCTGCCTGAGTCGCCTGACGGTCATCGTGCTACGAGCCAAGGGCCTCCGGCTGCAGGGGGACACGAGCTCCGTCA GTGTATGGGTCCAAGTGTCCCTGAGGAAGCAGCACACGGTGGTCAAGAGCAAGAGGACATCGGCCGTGCGGGGCTCCGACTGCCCCGTGTACAGCGAGACCTTGAGCTTCCACGCGCCCCCCGCTGAGCTGGACGCGGCCAGCCTCAGCCTGACAGTGCTGCAGGGCGCGGGAGCCCACGGTAAGGCAGCCCCACCCGGGACCCGGGCACACGGCGCGCCCCACACGGTGCACCCCACTCAGGCTGGGCCTGGCCCGAGGACACAGAGCGCCTGGTGCCTCGGGGACCCGCGCAGCCTGGTCCGTGGGTCTCGCAGCAGCGGGGCCTCCCCGGGGCACCCGAGCCACCCATCCCCGGGCAAAGCCACCGACAGTGGGGGAGGTGCCACCACCGGGACCAGTGCCGCGGCCGCTGTGTGCCCCACCAGCGACCGTCCTAGACTGGGCCAGGGTCAGGACGAGGGTTGGGGTGCCCTCTGGCCCCCAGGGTCCTCACTAGGCCCTTCTGCACCCTGCGTGTGGCGGGAGGCGCTGGCCAAGGATCCCGGCCACGCGGGGCTGCCCCTGCGCTGGCCCGTGTCCCTCCCGCTGTGA
- the LOC112651495 gene encoding synaptotagmin-15 isoform X2, with amino-acid sequence MAEQVALMAGGLAGGLLLLLLLLCGSCRLWKKLRDAPAYEELPGTPSAHSLRGPGGRRPGGRPPDVPFVVPPSLQDQDRGPLRSGRWAQAPWDPCLALELQPHTSGGIAGEVSTVGTINPELYRVPEDRSENDFPEGCLGRLWFSVEYRQEAERLLVGLIKARRLRAPSEACSPLVKLHLLPDERRFLQSKTKRKTSNPQFNEHFVFQVSSQSVTQRVLRFSVYHMDKQRKHQLLGQVFFPLKHEALAGDPPHVVCRDLEPESLEPPSEFGDLQFCLSYNACLSRLTVIVLRAKGLRLQGDTSSVSVWVQVSLRKQHTVVKSKRTSAVRGSDCPVYSETLSFHAPPAELDAASLSLTVLQGAGAHGKAAPPGTRAHGAPHTVHPTQAGPGPRTQSAWCLGDPRSLVRGSRSSGASPGHPSHPSPGKATDSGGGATTGTSAAAAVCPTSDRPRLGQGQDEGWGALWPPGSSLGPSAPCVWREALAKDPGHAGLPLRWPVSLPL; translated from the exons ATGGCCG AGCAGGTGGCCCTGATGGCCGGGGGCCTTGCtggggggctgctgctgctgctgctgctgctctgcggGAGCTGCCGCCTGTGGAAGAAGCTTCGTGACGCGCCCGCCTACGAGGAGCTGCCGGGGACCCCGTCTGCCCACAGCctccgggggcccggggggcgcaGGCCCGGGGGCAG GCCACCAGATGTGCCATTTGTGGTGCCCCCTTCCCTCCAAGACCAAGACCGGGGGCCCCTGCGTAGTGGACGGTGGGCACAGGCCCCATGGGACCCCTGCCTCGCCCTGGAGCTCCAGCCCCACACCTCGGGCGGCATCGCTG GAGAGGTAAGCACGGTGGGGACCATCAACCCGGAGCTGTACAGGGTCCCAGAGGACAGGAGTGAGAATGACTTCCCCGAGGGCTGCCTGGGGCGGCTGTGGTTCTCCGTGGAATACCGGCAGGAAGCCGAGCGGCTACTGGTGGGTTTGATCAAGGCGCGGAGGCTGCGCGCCCCCTCGGAGGCCTGCAGCCCTCTGGTGAAGCTGCACCTGCTGCCCGACGAGCGGCGCTTCCTCCAGTCCAAGACCAAGCGCAAGACCTCCAACCCGCAGTTCAATGAGCACTTCGTCTTCCAG GTGTCCAGCCAGAGCGTCACCCAGAGGGTCCTCAGATTTTCCGTGTACCACATGGACAAGCAGAGGAAGCACCAGCTCCTGGGCCAGGTGTTCTTCCCCCTGAAGCACGAGGCCCTGGCAGGTGACCCCCCGCACGTCGTCTGCAGAGACCTGGAGCCCGAGAGCCTAGAG cctccctccGAGTTCGGGGACCTGCAGTTCTGTCTCAGCTACAACGCCTGCCTGAGTCGCCTGACGGTCATCGTGCTACGAGCCAAGGGCCTCCGGCTGCAGGGGGACACGAGCTCCGTCA GTGTATGGGTCCAAGTGTCCCTGAGGAAGCAGCACACGGTGGTCAAGAGCAAGAGGACATCGGCCGTGCGGGGCTCCGACTGCCCCGTGTACAGCGAGACCTTGAGCTTCCACGCGCCCCCCGCTGAGCTGGACGCGGCCAGCCTCAGCCTGACAGTGCTGCAGGGCGCGGGAGCCCACGGTAAGGCAGCCCCACCCGGGACCCGGGCACACGGCGCGCCCCACACGGTGCACCCCACTCAGGCTGGGCCTGGCCCGAGGACACAGAGCGCCTGGTGCCTCGGGGACCCGCGCAGCCTGGTCCGTGGGTCTCGCAGCAGCGGGGCCTCCCCGGGGCACCCGAGCCACCCATCCCCGGGCAAAGCCACCGACAGTGGGGGAGGTGCCACCACCGGGACCAGTGCCGCGGCCGCTGTGTGCCCCACCAGCGACCGTCCTAGACTGGGCCAGGGTCAGGACGAGGGTTGGGGTGCCCTCTGGCCCCCAGGGTCCTCACTAGGCCCTTCTGCACCCTGCGTGTGGCGGGAGGCGCTGGCCAAGGATCCCGGCCACGCGGGGCTGCCCCTGCGCTGGCCCGTGTCCCTCCCGCTGTGA
- the LOC112651495 gene encoding synaptotagmin-15 isoform X3, which yields MAGGLAGGLLLLLLLLCGSCRLWKKLRDAPAYEELPGTPSAHSLRGPGGRRPGGRPPDVPFVVPPSLQDQDRGPLRSGRWAQAPWDPCLALELQPHTSGGIAGEVSTVGTINPELYRVPEDRSENDFPEGCLGRLWFSVEYRQEAERLLVGLIKARRLRAPSEACSPLVKLHLLPDERRFLQSKTKRKTSNPQFNEHFVFQVSSQSVTQRVLRFSVYHMDKQRKHQLLGQVFFPLKHEALAGDPPHVVCRDLEPESLEPPSEFGDLQFCLSYNACLSRLTVIVLRAKGLRLQGDTSSVSVWVQVSLRKQHTVVKSKRTSAVRGSDCPVYSETLSFHAPPAELDAASLSLTVLQGAGAHGKAAPPGTRAHGAPHTVHPTQAGPGPRTQSAWCLGDPRSLVRGSRSSGASPGHPSHPSPGKATDSGGGATTGTSAAAAVCPTSDRPRLGQGQDEGWGALWPPGSSLGPSAPCVWREALAKDPGHAGLPLRWPVSLPL from the exons ATGGCCGGGGGCCTTGCtggggggctgctgctgctgctgctgctgctctgcggGAGCTGCCGCCTGTGGAAGAAGCTTCGTGACGCGCCCGCCTACGAGGAGCTGCCGGGGACCCCGTCTGCCCACAGCctccgggggcccggggggcgcaGGCCCGGGGGCAG GCCACCAGATGTGCCATTTGTGGTGCCCCCTTCCCTCCAAGACCAAGACCGGGGGCCCCTGCGTAGTGGACGGTGGGCACAGGCCCCATGGGACCCCTGCCTCGCCCTGGAGCTCCAGCCCCACACCTCGGGCGGCATCGCTG GAGAGGTAAGCACGGTGGGGACCATCAACCCGGAGCTGTACAGGGTCCCAGAGGACAGGAGTGAGAATGACTTCCCCGAGGGCTGCCTGGGGCGGCTGTGGTTCTCCGTGGAATACCGGCAGGAAGCCGAGCGGCTACTGGTGGGTTTGATCAAGGCGCGGAGGCTGCGCGCCCCCTCGGAGGCCTGCAGCCCTCTGGTGAAGCTGCACCTGCTGCCCGACGAGCGGCGCTTCCTCCAGTCCAAGACCAAGCGCAAGACCTCCAACCCGCAGTTCAATGAGCACTTCGTCTTCCAG GTGTCCAGCCAGAGCGTCACCCAGAGGGTCCTCAGATTTTCCGTGTACCACATGGACAAGCAGAGGAAGCACCAGCTCCTGGGCCAGGTGTTCTTCCCCCTGAAGCACGAGGCCCTGGCAGGTGACCCCCCGCACGTCGTCTGCAGAGACCTGGAGCCCGAGAGCCTAGAG cctccctccGAGTTCGGGGACCTGCAGTTCTGTCTCAGCTACAACGCCTGCCTGAGTCGCCTGACGGTCATCGTGCTACGAGCCAAGGGCCTCCGGCTGCAGGGGGACACGAGCTCCGTCA GTGTATGGGTCCAAGTGTCCCTGAGGAAGCAGCACACGGTGGTCAAGAGCAAGAGGACATCGGCCGTGCGGGGCTCCGACTGCCCCGTGTACAGCGAGACCTTGAGCTTCCACGCGCCCCCCGCTGAGCTGGACGCGGCCAGCCTCAGCCTGACAGTGCTGCAGGGCGCGGGAGCCCACGGTAAGGCAGCCCCACCCGGGACCCGGGCACACGGCGCGCCCCACACGGTGCACCCCACTCAGGCTGGGCCTGGCCCGAGGACACAGAGCGCCTGGTGCCTCGGGGACCCGCGCAGCCTGGTCCGTGGGTCTCGCAGCAGCGGGGCCTCCCCGGGGCACCCGAGCCACCCATCCCCGGGCAAAGCCACCGACAGTGGGGGAGGTGCCACCACCGGGACCAGTGCCGCGGCCGCTGTGTGCCCCACCAGCGACCGTCCTAGACTGGGCCAGGGTCAGGACGAGGGTTGGGGTGCCCTCTGGCCCCCAGGGTCCTCACTAGGCCCTTCTGCACCCTGCGTGTGGCGGGAGGCGCTGGCCAAGGATCCCGGCCACGCGGGGCTGCCCCTGCGCTGGCCCGTGTCCCTCCCGCTGTGA